A DNA window from Thermosynechococcaceae cyanobacterium Okahandja contains the following coding sequences:
- the glmM gene encoding phosphoglucosamine mutase: MSGQQPIRFGTDGIRGRAGELLTPHLALNLGYWVGQVLRREAESVTAPFIIGQDSRNSSDMLATALAAGLTAAGLEVWNVGLCPTPAIAYLSAHTEAIGGAMISASHNPPADNGIKIFGSDGSKLSATLQKQIEAHLNSDVGLPLTHQWGHLRHRPELLQRYRHAVQAPLEARQPLRGLRVVLDLAWGAAVSIAPTVFHALGAEVVALHDRPDGDRINVACGSTHLDPLRQAVSDTKAAMGFAFDGDADRVLAVDHQGRTVDGDHILYFWGKTLQAQAQLPKDLIVATVMSNLGFERAWQARGGQLVRAAVGDQYVHAEMVRYGAMLGGEQSGHILCRHYGVGGDGLLTAVHLATLVQDAQCSLAELRDNSFTAYPQMLRNVRVEDRQRRLSWQECEPLQQMIAKAQQDMGDRGRVLVRASGTEPVIRVMVEAEQQPVADYWTETLVQTVAHYLAA; the protein is encoded by the coding sequence ATGAGTGGGCAGCAACCGATTCGCTTTGGGACGGACGGTATTCGTGGGCGGGCTGGGGAACTACTCACCCCCCATCTCGCCTTAAATTTAGGCTATTGGGTTGGCCAAGTGCTGCGTAGGGAAGCTGAGTCTGTAACTGCGCCCTTTATTATTGGCCAAGATTCCCGCAACTCCAGTGATATGTTGGCAACGGCTCTTGCGGCTGGCTTAACCGCTGCAGGGCTAGAGGTATGGAATGTGGGGTTATGTCCAACACCGGCGATTGCCTATCTGAGTGCCCATACGGAGGCCATTGGTGGCGCTATGATCTCCGCGAGCCACAATCCCCCTGCCGATAACGGCATTAAAATTTTTGGCAGTGATGGCAGCAAGCTGAGTGCCACGCTCCAAAAGCAGATCGAAGCCCACCTCAACAGCGACGTGGGACTGCCGCTCACCCATCAATGGGGTCACCTGCGCCACCGCCCTGAGCTACTCCAGCGCTATCGGCACGCCGTACAAGCGCCCCTTGAGGCTCGTCAGCCCTTGCGGGGGCTACGGGTCGTCTTAGACCTCGCATGGGGGGCCGCCGTTTCCATTGCCCCGACCGTGTTCCATGCCCTAGGGGCTGAAGTTGTGGCGCTCCACGATCGCCCCGATGGCGATCGCATCAACGTTGCCTGCGGCTCAACCCACTTAGATCCCCTGCGCCAAGCCGTGAGCGACACCAAAGCGGCCATGGGGTTTGCCTTTGATGGTGATGCCGATCGCGTCCTTGCGGTGGACCACCAAGGGCGCACAGTGGATGGGGATCACATCCTTTACTTTTGGGGCAAAACCCTGCAAGCCCAAGCCCAGTTGCCCAAGGATTTAATTGTGGCCACAGTAATGTCCAACCTTGGGTTTGAGCGGGCATGGCAGGCCCGGGGCGGCCAACTGGTGCGGGCGGCTGTCGGCGACCAGTACGTCCACGCAGAAATGGTACGCTATGGTGCCATGCTGGGGGGCGAGCAATCCGGGCACATTCTCTGTCGCCACTACGGCGTTGGCGGTGACGGCTTGCTCACAGCGGTTCACTTGGCCACCTTGGTGCAGGATGCCCAGTGTTCCCTAGCGGAGCTACGGGACAACAGCTTTACGGCCTACCCCCAAATGTTGCGGAATGTGCGGGTCGAGGATCGGCAACGCCGCCTAAGCTGGCAAGAGTGCGAGCCACTGCAACAGATGATTGCCAAGGCTCAGCAGGATATGGGCGATCGCGGTCGCGTACTGGTGCGCGCCTCCGGCACCGAGCCTGTGATTCGGGTCATGGTAGAGGCGGAACAACAACCCGTCGCCGACTACTGGACCGAAACCCTAGTGCAAACCGTCGCCCACTACTTGGCCGCCTAG
- a CDS encoding LL-diaminopimelate aminotransferase: MILADRLRYFRGNVFDAMDRVKAAVAAAGQSIVDLSLGSADLPVAPHILSAIETSLRDPSTYGYQLFASTAAFRAAVATWYERRFGLPIDPEREVLTLIGSQEGTAHLPLAVMNPEEYALVLDPGYPSHVGGVYLAGGQVYPLPLRPENQFLPDLDAVPLRVREQAKLLILSYPHNPTTAVAPLTFFEAAVQFCDRHGIILVHDVPYGDLVFAGERAPSIFEVDRDRQVGIEFYSLSKSYNMGGFRIGFAIGRADCIGALRQVKSVIDFNQYAGILRGAIAALTGDQTCVQQTREIFRTRRDAFVQALGDHGWPVPLPAATMYVWAKLPPPWQQDSLGFCQSLVKATGIAAAPGSGFGQGGEGYVRFALVRDRPCLEIAAAQIAAFTLGEIPSR; encoded by the coding sequence ATGATCCTCGCCGATCGCCTCCGATACTTCCGCGGTAATGTGTTTGATGCCATGGATCGGGTCAAGGCCGCCGTGGCAGCAGCGGGGCAATCCATTGTGGATCTGTCCCTAGGCTCGGCGGATTTACCGGTGGCTCCCCATATTTTGAGTGCGATTGAAACCTCCCTGCGGGATCCGAGTACCTACGGCTACCAACTCTTTGCCAGTACGGCTGCCTTTCGGGCGGCAGTGGCCACTTGGTACGAGCGGCGCTTTGGCCTCCCGATTGATCCCGAGCGGGAAGTGCTGACGCTGATTGGCTCGCAGGAGGGCACCGCCCATCTACCCCTTGCGGTGATGAATCCGGAGGAGTACGCGCTGGTACTGGATCCGGGCTATCCCTCCCACGTGGGCGGGGTCTATTTGGCGGGGGGGCAGGTGTACCCGTTACCGCTGCGGCCAGAGAACCAGTTTTTGCCCGATCTAGACGCAGTGCCCCTAAGGGTGCGCGAGCAGGCGAAGCTACTCATTCTCAGCTACCCCCACAATCCAACAACGGCGGTAGCCCCCCTTACGTTTTTTGAGGCGGCGGTGCAGTTTTGCGATCGCCACGGCATTATTTTGGTACATGACGTTCCCTACGGGGATTTGGTGTTTGCGGGGGAACGCGCCCCCTCGATCTTTGAGGTGGATCGCGATCGCCAAGTGGGGATTGAGTTCTACAGCCTCTCGAAGTCCTATAATATGGGCGGCTTTCGCATTGGCTTTGCCATTGGCCGGGCGGACTGCATTGGGGCATTGCGTCAGGTGAAGTCCGTCATTGACTTTAACCAGTACGCGGGGATTTTGCGCGGGGCGATCGCGGCGTTGACCGGGGATCAAACCTGCGTGCAGCAAACCCGCGAGATTTTTCGGACGCGGCGCGATGCGTTTGTGCAAGCCCTTGGCGATCACGGCTGGCCCGTCCCCCTACCCGCGGCAACCATGTACGTCTGGGCAAAATTGCCGCCCCCGTGGCAGCAGGATTCCCTTGGCTTTTGTCAATCGCTGGTCAAGGCCACAGGCATTGCGGCGGCTCCCGGCTCCGGCTTTGGCCAAGGCGGTGAGGGCTATGTGCGGTTTGCCCTTGTGCGCGATCGCCCCTGCCTAGAAATTGCCGCCGCTCAAATTGCCGCTTTTACCTTGGGGGAAATACCCTCGCGCTAG